In Hyla sarda isolate aHylSar1 chromosome 12, aHylSar1.hap1, whole genome shotgun sequence, a genomic segment contains:
- the C12H17orf113 gene encoding uncharacterized protein C17orf113 homolog: MDNHNPPLLFDFTMGGGGNMVTPGKKPAGETSNSNKKCKRYFNEHWKEEFTWLEFDYDRKLMFCMECRQALVKNKHGKAENAFTVGTDNFQRHALLRHVTSGAHRQALAVNSEQLAMEMQFHHELKSVIKAEMDPSKIAILTTVYTMAKAGISSGKLPSLLELQKFNLCEALMSSEQNEYYHPSSVRQMQAAIVKVLQSEDQKKLKESPFIGLVFDETMDIAEQKSLVMFTTSISPCDGQVHVAFLGKFELGSGDASSVLDKVKDFLNDFHISPKKVAWLSSDGASLMSDKQNSVGEKLKSLCPLVSEFHSISHRRSLLPTESFTSLEYVKRYESIIDAVYRLYGKKNGESQSFHELHNILNICGIDLNCTRTVHWISILPAVETIDSSWPTLVLLLESESAKSPIANGLCLELKKFWFVAFTKVLLDILPIFQKLNQFFQIEDLDISMINPIVTASHATLQAQKSTNGQNFQEFLNELNEHPDEDNESRFYYKGVELVDCSKVPLKDFEIIKEACLENVCKSLQDRFPSSVLKVVSSFSAVFNPKSYPSSLDDIGSYGEMELRFLLQYFSHVLVTERASNDFALFKRIVFSLSHLSFRDLCVKLVHSSSEMHELFPDFTVLAAVALVMPLGSVLFGKISQVKEFRRQSCHQGGTAGDLSDVLKIAIDGPELNELDFSRAIHYFENTREPESFVSQGRWETQDV, from the exons ATGGACAACCATAACCCTCCCTTATTGTTTGACTTCACCATGGGCGGTGGCGGGAACATGGTGACCCCTGGGAAAAAGCCGGCAGGGGAGACGTCAAACTCCAATAAGAAATGTAAGCGATACTTCAACGAGCACTGGAAGGAAGAGTTCACCTGGCTGGAGTTTGACTATGACCGAAAGCTGATGTTTTGTATGGAGTGCCGGCAGGCTCTTGTGAAGAACAAGCACGGCAAAGCCGAGAACGCCTTCACCGTGGGGACCGACAATTTCCAGAGACACGCGCTCTTGCGTCATGTCACCTCCGGTGCCCATAGGCAGGCGCTCGCGGTGAACAGTGAGCAACTAGCCATGGAGATGCAGTTTCACCACGAGTTAAAGTCCGTCATCAAAGCTGAGATGGACCCATCTAAGATAGCTATCCTGACCACTGTCTACACCATGGCCAAGGCCGGTATCTCCAGTGGGAAACTTCCGTCTCTGCTGGAGCTGCAGAAGTTTAACCTTTGCGAGGCTCTGATGTCTTCTGAGCAAAACGAGTATTACCATCCGAGCAGTGTAAGACAAATGCAG GCAGCCATTGTTAAAGTACTGCAAAGTGAAGATCAAAAGAAATTGAAAGAGTCTCCATTCATTGGGCTTGTTTTTGACGAGACCATGGATATCGCAGAACAAAAAAGTCTTGTAATGTTCACAACATCCATTTCACCATGTGATGGACAAGTGCACGTTGCTTTCCTGGGCAAGTTTGAGTTGGGCTCAGGGGATGCCAGCTCTGTTTTAGACAAAGTGAAAGACTTTTTGAATGATTTCCATATCTCCCCTAAGAAGGTAGCATGGTTAAGTTCTGATGGTGCGTCACTAATGTCAGATAAGCAAAATAGCGTTGGTGAAAAGCTAAAATCTCTTTGTCCGCTTGTATCAGAGTTTCACAGTATATCACACAGAAGGTCTTTGCTCCCAACTGAAAGTTTTACCAGTCTTGAATATGTAAAAAGATACGAAAGTATTATAGATGCAGTTTATAGACTGTACGGCAAAAAAAATGGTGAGAGTCAAAGCTTTCACGAGTTGCATAATATTCTCAACATCTGCGGCATAGACTTAAACTGTACAAGAACAGTTCATTGGATATCCATCTTGCCAGCTGTCGAAACCATTGACTCTTCTTGGCCGACTCTTGTTCTTTTACTCGAAAGTGAATCTGCCAAGTCTCCTATAGCCAACGGACTGTGCTTGGAGCTAAAAAAGTTCTGGTTTGTTGCTTTTACCAAGGTTTTACTCGATATACTTCCCATCTTCCAAAAACTCAACCAGTTCTTCCAGATTGAGGATCTCGATATATCCATGATAAATCCAATAGTGACCGCGTCGCATGCCACTTTGCAGGCTCAAAAATCTACAAATGGACAGAACTTTCAAGAGTTCCTCAACGAGCTGAATGAACATCCCGATGAAGACAATGAGAGCCGCTTCTACTACAAAGGAGTAGAATTAGTTGACTGCTCCAAAGTCCCGTTGAAAGATTTTGAGATTATAAAAGAAGCCTGCCTCGAAAATGTGTGCAAGAGCCTACAGGACCGATTTCCTAGCAGTGTCCTGAAGGTGGTCAGCTCTTTTTCAGCTGTCTTCAATCCAAAGAGTTACCCATCCTCCCTGGACGATATTGGTTCCTATGGTGAAATGGAATTACGGTTCCTCCTCCAGTACTTCTCTCACGTATTGGTTACTGAAAGAGCATCCAATGACTTTGCCCTGTTCAAGCGTATTGTCTTCAGTCTTAGCCACCTAAGCTTTCGAGATCTTTGCGTGAAGTTGGTCCACTCCAGTTCGGAGATGCATGAGCTTTTCCCCGACTTTACTGTCTTAGCTGCTGTTGCTTTAGTCATGCCACTTGGATCTGTTCTCTTTGGAAAAATAAGCCAAGTGAAAGAATTTCGGAGGCAGAGTTGCCATCAGGGAGGAACGGCTGGTGACCTTAGTGATGTTCTCAAAATTGCTATTGATGGCCCAGAACTTAATGAGTTAGACTTTTCTAGAGCAATTCACTACTTTGAAAACACGAGGGAACCTGAGTCCTTTGTCTCCCAAGGCCGGTGGGAAACACAGGATGTATGA